The Syntrophales bacterium sequence ACGGCCAGCCTGTTGGCGCGGGTATTGGAATTGAGACCGGTCAAAGATGTTAAGTATTGATCGATGATCTCTCTGGTAGGGCAGGAACCGCCGAAGCCCTGCTGGCACAAGAAACGGTCGAAATAGGAGAGTACTTTAGCTCGACCACAGTAGTCGGCTCCACCGGAACGTCGAAACGCGACGAAATCCATGAAACGATCAGCCAAGAGGCTGGCAAAGACAGGTTCGTTCATGATAATACCTCCGGCCAGTCCAGAGGCAGTTGTTTGAGTTTTTCAAAATCGATCTTGGTATAGATTGTTTGTCTGGATAAGGAAGTTCTTATCAATTGAGGCAATTGCAAAACCATTTGTCATTCCCGAAAGCGAAGCTTAATGTTCATAATGTCTCTATCGGGAAAGCGAAGCTTAATGTTCATAATATGGTTTTTCAAGCAGTTAGAACCAGATTCCCGCTCAGAATCGTTGCGGGAATGACAAGAATGGGGAGTTTTGCAATTACCTCAATTATTATATGAACAGATAGAGGGGGCAATGACCGACTCCCTTCAAAGCAGCCCTCAATATGTTGATGGTCCACCAAATATGGAGGCTGCGCAAATCATTCCATCTTCTCCGCGGCTCTTTCCTGTTCGCCTATTATCCCGTTATTAAAGGATGAATCCAGAATTGCGAACCTATTTCAGTTATTGGCATGCCCATTGCTTTTGATACTTTCATGATGCTCGTTGTCACTGGGTATAAAAAATGAAACCTGCTGAATAGAAAGGATGCTGTCATGAATATGACCTTAAGTCTTGGTCCTTTATTGTCTTTGCTCGCTGGCGTGCTTATTCTGATCGTTCCCCGGTTGCTGAACTATATCGTCGCGGCTTATCTGATCGTCTTCGGATTGCTGGGACTGTTCGGTGACATACGCCTGAGATAAAAAATCTGGTTTGTGGAACCGGCAGCTTGGAGAGGATGCAAGCCCTGCGGGCTAGGGACTGTATCCGCCCCATAATTAATAAAAATCAGATTCGAATGGTGAAAGCGATGACTCCTGAACTGAATACCGTTATGATGTTCCTGAGCCTTTTCAGCCTGCCGTCGGGTTGTTCGATCGCCTTTTGCAACCGATCGATTGAGCGTCTGGCGCGGTTGATATCGATGTGGCTGACATCGATCACGACAGCGAGAGGCAGCCGCTTTTTTACCTTGCGGCGGCAGATAGCTGTTATCGCAGTGATTGCGTGTGTATTTGCCGCAGGCCAAGCCCAGGCGAATGGCAATGATCCAACCGTGGTTGCAGGTCAGGCTAGCTTCTCCGCTCAGGGCAGTTCGCTAAACATCACCAACAGCCCGGGGGCAATTATCAACTGGCTCGGGTTCTCGATCGGCGCAAGCGAAACCACACGCTTCATCCAGCAAAGCGCCGCCTCGAGCGTCCTCAATCGCGTCACCGGCCCCGATCCTTCCGTCATCCTCGGGACGCTCACCTCGAACGGCCGGGTCTTCCTGATCAATCCGAGCGGCATCCTGGTCGGGCAGGGCGCGCGCATCGACGTGGCCGGACTGGTGGCCTCAACACTCAACCTGAGCAACCAGGACTTTCTCGCGGGCCGGCTCAATTTCGTGTCCAATCCGCTTGCCGGCAAGGTGGAAAATCAGGGCAGGATCACCACACCTTCAGGCGGCAGCGTTTATCTGGTCGGATCGGACGTCACCAACAGCGGCATCATCACGAGCCCGCAGGGCGACGTGATCCTGGCCGCCGGCCAGTCGGTGAAGATCTTCGACTCCAGCACGCCGGGGGTGAGGGTCGAAATCACGGCGAGCGATAACGCCGCCGTCAACCTCGGCAAGATCCTTGCGCAAAGCGGCGAAGTCGGCATTTACGGCGCGACGCTTCGGAACATGGGCATCGTCAATGCCGACCAGGTGGTGAGGGACGCAACCGGCAAAATCGTCCTGCGTGCAAAGCAGGACGTGACCCTCGAAGCAGGCAGCCGCCTGAGCGCCAGCGGCGAGACTGCCGGTGAGATCACGGTTCAGTCCGAAACCGGCACCACGCTGGTGTCCGGCACGATCGAAGCCAAAGGCACTGGATTCCCCACCCTTCTGGAAGGAAATCAGATCTCTCAAACCCTCCCTCAGGGAGAAAATCAGCTTACTCAATCCCCTCTCTCTCAGGGGGAGGCTCAGCGTGAGGGCAGGATCCCGGTCGCTTCCGGCAAAGGCGGCGCCATCCAACTGCTGGGCGATCGTGTCGGCTTGATTGCGGCAACAGTCGACGCATCCGGTACGGCGGGCGGTGGCACGGTCCTGGTCGGCGGCGACTACCAGGGCAAGAATCCGTCAGTGCAGAACGCCGCGGCGACGTATGTGAGCGCGGACTCTACGATCACGGCCGACGCCATCACGAATGGTAGCGGCGGCAAGGTGATCGTGTGGGCGGATAACGTCAGCAGATTCCAGGGCAACATCTCCGCGCGCGGTGGGGCGCATTCCGGCG is a genomic window containing:
- a CDS encoding filamentous hemagglutinin N-terminal domain-containing protein, encoding MVKAMTPELNTVMMFLSLFSLPSGCSIAFCNRSIERLARLISMWLTSITTARGSRFFTLRRQIAVIAVIACVFAAGQAQANGNDPTVVAGQASFSAQGSSLNITNSPGAIINWLGFSIGASETTRFIQQSAASSVLNRVTGPDPSVILGTLTSNGRVFLINPSGILVGQGARIDVAGLVASTLNLSNQDFLAGRLNFVSNPLAGKVENQGRITTPSGGSVYLVGSDVTNSGIITSPQGDVILAAGQSVKIFDSSTPGVRVEITASDNAAVNLGKILAQSGEVGIYGATLRNMGIVNADQVVRDATGKIVLRAKQDVTLEAGSRLSASGETAGEITVQSETGTTLVSGTIEAKGTGFPTLLEGNQISQTLPQGENQLTQSPLSQGEAQREGRIPVASGKGGAIQLLGDRVGLIAATVDASGTAGGGTVLVGGDYQGKNPSVQNAAATYVSADSTITADAITNGSGGKVIVWADNVSRFQGNISARGGAHSGDGGLIEVSGKHYLDYRGMADTRAPMGRAGTLLLDPDEILITNAAGGATLRMTCVGGGDCTTPSGAGPYTDTASAFDPATPGSVGILPDNSINQQLAFGNVTVKTSLGGILVSNTSGTVAIGPVTGTTDADPGAVPGPNANTLTLDSATDISWNAAWSYKNHGQLTLLAKAGSIAGTGALTLADVSPVLLQATANIGTSGTPMAISGNGGNVTINAGTSAALGNITAGAGTISATSSGGGDITLSGALTNTNSGTSAITLNADSGTAAGNASGGNIIISGGTLSTGGRATLFTGSILGSTGLTTLVGSGSGHFRYNSDEATTNYTASLGIGKYAVYREQPTLNITANSPAAITYGAATPALTTALSGLQNGDIAVQALSSAATVAVGGSTSGSGNYTAGSHSLTPSAVDQLGYALSYVNGALEVTKLALTGPAIAGVNATYGTSLPAGAVSFTNNIALDDVTSTA
- a CDS encoding DUF3096 domain-containing protein — its product is MNMTLSLGPLLSLLAGVLILIVPRLLNYIVAAYLIVFGLLGLFGDIRLR